The Halosimplex litoreum genome has a window encoding:
- a CDS encoding sensor histidine kinase: MDPTLASYTTGTAGVPVTDLVIGSRWLVRWDVSGAPLGALLVIVLGGPLLLSVRQFRRRIDREVLATVVVWGVGGALGGAGLGLWIVGDGTDLPVAVARAAIGGAIGGGFAGAKIGRARQAAARTERDRRRWRSLFARAPTAAADLSVRENAFSIVAVNDEFRSAFPTDGDYEGRRLRSVVDLERVDDDLHGTVATGTATTTDFSVQSSDDTRYYRLRLIPYRLDDTRRAFAIITDGTNLRKTEHDLQTAVSELSEKNDRLEQFAGVVSHDLRNPLNVALGRLELVDAPGDEQHLEKIATALARIEDLISDLLALARAGNSVGDRRPTALGSTADRAWETVEQRNMELCVDTDAVVLADEDRLQQLFENLFRNAREHAGTDGTVTVGDIDDEVGFFVADDGPGIAPDERETVFEPGYSSKSTGTGLGLDIVRAIARGHDWRVDVTESSEGGARFEFRDVRHP; encoded by the coding sequence ATGGACCCCACTCTCGCGTCGTACACGACAGGAACGGCAGGTGTCCCGGTAACCGACCTCGTGATCGGGAGCCGATGGCTGGTTCGATGGGACGTGAGCGGTGCACCGCTGGGAGCACTGCTCGTGATCGTGCTCGGTGGCCCACTCCTGCTGTCTGTCAGACAGTTCCGCCGCCGCATCGATCGGGAGGTTCTGGCGACGGTGGTGGTGTGGGGTGTCGGCGGGGCACTCGGCGGCGCTGGGCTGGGGCTGTGGATCGTCGGTGACGGCACCGACCTGCCGGTCGCCGTCGCACGAGCGGCCATCGGGGGCGCGATAGGAGGTGGGTTCGCCGGCGCGAAGATCGGAAGGGCCAGACAGGCCGCGGCACGCACCGAACGCGACCGACGGCGGTGGCGGTCGCTGTTCGCGAGGGCGCCGACGGCGGCCGCAGACCTGTCCGTCCGTGAGAACGCGTTCTCCATCGTCGCGGTCAACGACGAGTTTCGGAGCGCCTTCCCGACCGACGGAGACTACGAGGGACGACGGCTCAGATCCGTCGTCGATCTCGAACGGGTCGACGACGATCTCCACGGCACCGTCGCGACGGGGACTGCGACGACGACCGACTTCTCCGTTCAGTCGTCCGACGACACCCGGTACTACCGTCTCCGACTGATACCGTACCGGCTCGACGATACGCGACGCGCGTTCGCGATCATCACCGACGGGACGAACCTGCGCAAAACCGAGCACGACCTCCAGACCGCCGTCTCCGAGCTATCCGAAAAGAACGACCGACTGGAACAGTTCGCAGGCGTCGTCAGTCACGACCTCCGGAACCCGCTCAACGTCGCGCTCGGGCGTCTCGAGCTCGTGGACGCTCCGGGCGACGAGCAGCATCTGGAGAAGATCGCCACCGCACTCGCCCGGATCGAGGATCTGATCAGCGATCTCCTCGCGCTCGCCCGGGCGGGCAACTCCGTCGGCGACCGCCGCCCGACCGCCCTCGGTTCGACCGCCGATCGGGCGTGGGAGACCGTCGAGCAGCGGAACATGGAACTCTGTGTGGACACCGACGCGGTCGTACTGGCCGACGAAGACCGCCTCCAGCAGCTGTTCGAGAACCTCTTTCGGAACGCTCGCGAACACGCCGGTACCGACGGTACCGTCACCGTCGGCGATATCGACGACGAGGTCGGATTCTTCGTCGCCGACGACGGGCCGGGTATCGCTCCCGACGAACGCGAGACCGTCTTCGAGCCGGGGTACTCGTCGAAATCCACCGGTACCGGTCTCGGCCTCGACATCGTCCGTGCGATCGCTCGTGGCCACGACTGGCGGGTCGACGTGACGGAGTCGTCCGAGGGCGGCGCACGGTTCGAATTCCGGGACGTTCGGCACCCTTGA
- a CDS encoding HTH domain-containing protein — MSSIELTPSQKNILQELVNLYRESESAVKGEDIAEKVDRNPGTIRNQMQSLKALQLVEGVPGPKGGYKPTATAYDALQIQDMDQAADVPLAHNGSDIEDANVEEIDLTSVHHPEECRAEIKLQGSIADFHEGDTITVGPTPLSKLQIIGSLEGKDDTNNKLILTIDDMRAPAGEPEH; from the coding sequence ATGTCATCAATCGAACTGACGCCCAGCCAGAAAAACATCCTACAGGAGCTCGTCAATCTCTATCGGGAGTCCGAGAGCGCGGTGAAAGGGGAGGACATCGCGGAGAAGGTCGACCGGAACCCGGGGACGATCCGCAACCAGATGCAGAGTCTCAAAGCCCTCCAGCTGGTCGAGGGCGTCCCCGGTCCGAAAGGCGGGTACAAGCCGACGGCGACGGCCTACGACGCCCTCCAGATCCAGGACATGGACCAGGCGGCGGACGTGCCGCTCGCTCACAACGGCTCCGATATCGAGGACGCCAACGTCGAGGAGATCGACCTCACCAGCGTCCACCACCCCGAGGAGTGTCGCGCCGAGATCAAGCTCCAGGGATCGATCGCGGACTTCCACGAGGGCGACACCATCACCGTCGGCCCGACGCCGCTCTCGAAGCTCCAGATCATCGGCTCGCTCGAAGGCAAGGACGACACGAACAACAAGCTCATCCTCACGATCGACGACATGCGCGCACCGGCCGGCGAGCCCGAGCACTGA
- a CDS encoding alpha/beta fold hydrolase encodes MSFQTQIPDDWERRSVEANGIQLHYCRSGGSGPTVVVSHGFTDDGYCRLDLARELATDFDVVLYDARGHGRSDAPDGEYGPPERAGDLLGLLDALALEDPILFGHSMGADTVTMAAARSPDRPRAVVLEDPVWVLDGVNDDLIEGDPGAGIEEQIAWWRDHSVEELLEADTMFRDLAERGQPDLARRVAEARRRLRPEVGRVSDAEFVDPIETYGDIEAPTLILKADADEAEREREREVAASLPNGRLVHVEGAGHCVFWDERERATEELRSFLATV; translated from the coding sequence ATGAGTTTCCAGACGCAGATTCCGGACGACTGGGAGCGCAGGTCCGTCGAGGCGAACGGTATCCAGTTGCACTACTGTCGATCCGGTGGTTCGGGGCCGACGGTCGTCGTCTCTCACGGCTTCACCGACGACGGGTACTGTCGGCTCGATCTCGCCCGCGAACTCGCGACCGACTTCGACGTCGTGCTGTACGACGCTCGCGGCCACGGCCGTTCGGACGCTCCCGACGGGGAATACGGCCCGCCCGAGCGGGCGGGCGACCTGCTCGGGCTGCTCGACGCGCTCGCGCTCGAAGACCCGATCCTGTTCGGCCACTCCATGGGCGCCGACACGGTCACGATGGCCGCGGCCCGCAGTCCGGACCGGCCGCGAGCGGTCGTCCTCGAAGACCCCGTCTGGGTACTCGACGGAGTCAACGACGACCTGATCGAGGGGGACCCGGGCGCCGGGATCGAGGAGCAGATCGCGTGGTGGCGGGACCACAGCGTCGAGGAACTCCTCGAAGCCGACACGATGTTTCGGGACCTCGCAGAGCGCGGACAACCCGACCTCGCGCGTCGAGTGGCCGAAGCCAGACGTCGGCTCCGTCCGGAGGTCGGTCGCGTGTCCGATGCCGAGTTCGTCGACCCCATCGAGACGTACGGCGATATCGAGGCACCGACGCTGATCCTGAAAGCCGACGCCGACGAGGCCGAGCGCGAGCGCGAACGGGAGGTCGCTGCCTCGCTCCCGAACGGACGACTCGTGCACGTCGAGGGCGCCGGACACTGCGTCTTCTGGGACGAACGCGAGCGCGCGACCGAGGAACTCCGGTCGTTTCTCGCGACGGTCTGA
- a CDS encoding NAD(P)/FAD-dependent oxidoreductase yields the protein MSDNVVVLGSGYAGAGAVKSLESHLDGRANVTWISDVDYHLVLHESHRCIRDPSVREKVTIPVEEVKSPSTTFRQATVEGVDTDERVVELEDGSDVSYDYLLVGIGSRTAFFGIDGLREHALTLKSLDDALDIHDAVSEAAAAATRDDPATVVVGGAGLSGIQTAGEIAGYRDDYGASIDIELVEGLDRVLPNSDPELQGALRKRLEAADVNIHTGEFIGEVDEETVYVGDDTEMDYDVLIWTGGITGREAVAEANVDKDERSNRIFSGMTFETDDDRVFAIGDAAIVDQPGDDPAPPTAQAAWQAAEVAGENLARRVKGQPLTEWTFDDKGTVVSVGEEAVAHDVKLLPISTFGGLPAELLKKGIAARWIADVSSVGNAIDAWPDM from the coding sequence ATGAGCGACAACGTCGTCGTGCTCGGGTCCGGTTACGCGGGCGCGGGTGCGGTCAAGAGTCTCGAATCCCATCTCGACGGTCGAGCCAACGTCACCTGGATCTCGGACGTGGACTATCACCTCGTCCTGCACGAGTCACACCGCTGTATCCGTGATCCCAGCGTCCGCGAGAAGGTCACGATCCCCGTCGAGGAGGTCAAATCGCCGTCGACGACCTTCCGTCAGGCAACCGTCGAGGGTGTCGACACCGACGAGCGCGTCGTCGAACTCGAAGACGGGTCGGACGTCTCCTACGACTACCTGCTCGTCGGCATCGGCTCGCGCACCGCCTTCTTCGGTATCGACGGCCTGCGCGAACACGCGCTCACGCTCAAGAGTCTCGACGACGCGCTCGACATCCACGACGCGGTCTCGGAAGCCGCCGCGGCCGCGACCCGGGACGATCCCGCGACGGTCGTCGTCGGTGGCGCCGGCCTCTCGGGCATCCAGACCGCCGGGGAGATCGCCGGGTATCGCGACGACTACGGTGCCAGTATCGACATCGAACTCGTCGAGGGCCTCGACCGGGTCCTCCCCAACAGCGACCCCGAACTGCAGGGCGCGCTCCGCAAGCGCCTGGAGGCCGCCGACGTGAACATCCACACCGGCGAGTTCATCGGCGAGGTCGACGAAGAGACCGTCTACGTCGGCGACGACACCGAGATGGACTACGACGTGCTGATCTGGACGGGTGGCATCACCGGTCGCGAGGCCGTCGCCGAGGCGAACGTCGACAAAGACGAGCGCTCGAACCGCATCTTCTCCGGGATGACCTTCGAGACCGACGACGACCGCGTGTTCGCCATCGGCGACGCCGCCATCGTCGACCAGCCCGGTGACGACCCCGCGCCGCCGACCGCCCAGGCCGCCTGGCAGGCCGCCGAGGTCGCCGGCGAGAACCTCGCCCGACGCGTCAAGGGCCAGCCGCTCACCGAGTGGACCTTCGACGACAAGGGGACCGTCGTCTCCGTCGGCGAGGAGGCGGTCGCCCACGACGTGAAACTGCTCCCCATCTCCACCTTCGGCGGCCTCCCCGCCGAGCTCCTCAAGAAGGGCATCGCCGCCCGCTGGATCGCCGACGTGTCCTCCGTCGGCAACGCCATCGACGCCTGGCCCGACATGTGA
- a CDS encoding DUF5673 domain-containing protein — translation MRRLLRVSLTAYAAVLVAPVATLAPAPTRPAFAAGAVLGGALGFGATATLDGPDGVVTLPRVVVGFALPLGWLWPAWHGATSIPSFLFTPWTAGALAVVPWVVAVLVASDWQTRERIDALTERVVFEARDPPKTRRQTRIAAAAVLGIGVVVAVVVFALGDASASMYWLFPTLLPVWIPLLTDSDGNEVAVADGGLRVERQVYGWDTVDDYELTDDALTLTRPKWYRADLSFDREDIDDVAAVTAALDDLLTRN, via the coding sequence ATGCGACGTTTGCTCCGCGTCTCGCTGACCGCCTACGCTGCAGTGCTCGTCGCGCCGGTTGCGACACTGGCTCCGGCGCCGACCCGACCCGCCTTCGCCGCAGGCGCGGTCCTCGGTGGCGCCCTGGGATTCGGAGCGACCGCGACGCTCGACGGTCCGGACGGAGTGGTGACGCTCCCGCGGGTCGTCGTCGGTTTCGCGCTCCCGCTGGGATGGCTCTGGCCAGCCTGGCACGGCGCCACGTCGATCCCTTCGTTCCTGTTCACGCCCTGGACGGCGGGCGCGCTGGCCGTAGTCCCGTGGGTCGTCGCCGTTCTCGTCGCCTCGGACTGGCAGACCCGCGAGCGGATCGACGCGCTGACCGAGCGGGTCGTCTTCGAGGCTCGCGACCCCCCAAAGACGCGTCGGCAGACGCGGATCGCCGCCGCGGCGGTCCTGGGAATCGGGGTCGTCGTCGCCGTCGTCGTCTTCGCACTCGGGGACGCCAGTGCGTCGATGTACTGGCTCTTCCCGACGCTGCTCCCGGTCTGGATCCCGCTCCTCACCGACTCCGACGGCAATGAAGTCGCCGTCGCAGACGGCGGTCTCCGTGTCGAACGGCAGGTCTACGGCTGGGACACCGTCGACGACTACGAACTGACCGACGACGCGCTGACGCTCACGCGGCCCAAGTGGTACCGCGCCGACCTCTCGTTCGACCGCGAGGATATCGACGACGTAGCCGCCGTGACTGCGGCTCTGGACGACCTGTTGACGCGGAACTGA
- a CDS encoding methyl-accepting chemotaxis protein codes for MPTDGVAGAASPGGGLRAKFESFVEFTPSGDTIPDESWRRRHRNILLVVLAHVPFLFLLGTFEGTETTFSGATIPSIPLPTVLLELGLLVALVGAASLPRLPRRARTALGTVSMLTASILLVQFSGGFIEAHFHFFVAMAVVAVYEDWFPFALGIGKVVLTHGVFGMINPSRVYNHEAAISNPWAWGLIHGVFVLALAVALMSHWYSTERSRAEARARLREAEEKTQQVTDLEEQRAEIEEAKAEAESAQERAQQRRREVERLNDHLEAKADDYSATMSRAADGALHVRLDAESESEAMTRIAEAFNEMIGETESAMAEIQSFAAEVAEASAEADDGAAAVERASEEVSESIDEISTGANDQSAKLDAVSAEMSDLSATVEEVAASARTVAETSRETAEIADEGEATARTAIENTRESRAVIDETTDRVEALDDRMAEIGEIVDVIGDVAEQTNMLALNANIEAARASGGGGAGGDGFAVVADEVKQLAEETRASATEIENLIEETQEQTTATVEEARRAERHMAESVEVVEAVVEAFEQVAENAEETDRGIREISATTDDQAASTEAAVSTVEEVAAISRSTAEESERAAAAAGEQATAISEVSASVGSLSDRAERLQSLLRSFEVDEAGAGRRTSGAATATVVEDGGRPE; via the coding sequence ATGCCAACCGACGGAGTCGCCGGGGCGGCCTCACCGGGTGGGGGACTGCGGGCCAAGTTCGAATCGTTCGTGGAGTTCACGCCGAGCGGGGACACGATCCCCGACGAGTCGTGGCGGCGTCGGCACCGAAACATCCTGCTGGTCGTGCTCGCCCACGTCCCGTTCCTGTTCCTGTTGGGGACCTTCGAGGGGACCGAGACGACGTTCTCGGGGGCGACTATCCCGTCGATCCCGCTGCCGACCGTCCTGCTCGAACTCGGCCTGCTGGTCGCGCTGGTCGGCGCGGCGAGCCTCCCGCGGCTCCCCCGGCGGGCGCGCACCGCGCTGGGGACGGTCAGCATGTTGACGGCCTCTATCCTCCTCGTCCAGTTCTCCGGCGGCTTCATCGAGGCGCACTTCCACTTCTTCGTCGCGATGGCGGTGGTCGCGGTCTACGAGGACTGGTTCCCGTTCGCGCTGGGGATCGGGAAGGTGGTCCTCACACACGGCGTCTTCGGGATGATCAACCCGAGCCGGGTGTACAACCACGAGGCCGCGATTTCCAACCCCTGGGCCTGGGGGCTGATCCACGGCGTGTTCGTCCTCGCACTGGCCGTCGCGCTGATGTCGCACTGGTACTCGACGGAGCGCTCCCGGGCGGAGGCGAGAGCGCGCCTTCGGGAAGCCGAAGAGAAGACCCAGCAGGTCACCGACCTGGAGGAGCAGCGGGCGGAGATCGAGGAGGCGAAGGCGGAGGCCGAGTCGGCTCAGGAGCGGGCCCAACAGCGTCGGCGGGAGGTCGAGCGGCTGAACGACCACCTCGAAGCCAAGGCCGACGACTACAGCGCGACGATGTCACGGGCCGCGGACGGGGCGCTCCACGTCCGCCTGGACGCCGAGAGCGAGAGTGAGGCGATGACGCGGATCGCCGAGGCGTTCAACGAGATGATCGGCGAGACGGAGTCGGCGATGGCGGAGATCCAGAGCTTCGCCGCCGAGGTCGCCGAGGCGAGCGCCGAGGCCGACGACGGCGCCGCCGCCGTCGAGCGGGCCAGCGAGGAGGTCAGCGAGTCGATCGACGAGATCTCGACGGGCGCGAACGACCAGTCGGCGAAGCTCGACGCCGTCTCCGCGGAGATGAGCGACCTCTCGGCGACGGTCGAGGAGGTGGCGGCCTCGGCCCGGACGGTCGCGGAGACCTCGCGGGAGACCGCGGAGATAGCCGACGAGGGCGAGGCGACCGCGCGGACGGCCATCGAGAACACCCGAGAGAGCCGCGCGGTGATCGACGAGACGACCGACCGCGTCGAGGCGCTCGACGACCGGATGGCCGAGATCGGCGAGATCGTCGACGTCATCGGCGACGTGGCCGAACAGACGAACATGCTCGCACTCAACGCCAACATCGAGGCCGCACGGGCGAGCGGTGGCGGCGGTGCGGGCGGCGACGGGTTCGCGGTGGTCGCAGACGAGGTCAAACAGCTCGCCGAGGAGACGCGGGCGTCGGCGACGGAGATCGAGAACCTGATCGAGGAGACCCAGGAGCAGACGACGGCGACGGTCGAAGAGGCGCGTCGGGCGGAGCGACACATGGCCGAAAGCGTCGAGGTGGTCGAGGCGGTCGTCGAGGCGTTCGAACAGGTCGCCGAGAACGCCGAGGAGACCGACCGGGGGATCCGGGAGATCAGCGCGACGACGGACGACCAGGCCGCGAGTACCGAGGCGGCGGTCTCGACGGTCGAGGAGGTCGCGGCGATCAGCCGGTCGACCGCCGAAGAGAGCGAACGGGCGGCAGCGGCCGCCGGGGAGCAGGCGACCGCAATCTCGGAGGTCAGCGCGAGCGTGGGGTCGCTGAGCGACCGGGCCGAACGCCTGCAGTCCCTGCTGCGGAGCTTCGAGGTCGACGAAGCGGGGGCGGGTCGGCGGACGAGCGGGGCGGCGACGGCGACCGTGGTCGAGGACGGCGGACGGCCGGAGTAG
- a CDS encoding nucleoside phosphorylase produces the protein MSEDDELGEREPVTDGGETPASEDPNEDEQYHLEVSAGEVADSVLLPGNPERVEKITDGWDASETVAEHREYRTATGTHDGTPISVTSTGIGSPSAAIAVEELARVGVDTLLRVGSCGAIREEASVGDLVISAGAVRQEGTSDEYVREDYPASADDRVVGALVTAAERLDYDYHVGITASTDSFYAGQGRPGFRGFEAAGADEIVENLREANVLNFEMEAAAILTLANLYGLRAGAVCTVYANRVTGEFRTEGERKAAKVASEAVSILAEMDAAADAAGVDRWHPGLGLGE, from the coding sequence ATGAGTGAGGACGACGAACTCGGCGAGCGCGAACCGGTAACGGACGGCGGCGAGACTCCCGCCAGCGAGGACCCCAACGAGGACGAGCAGTACCACCTCGAAGTCTCGGCGGGCGAGGTGGCCGACAGCGTCCTCCTACCCGGAAACCCCGAGCGCGTCGAGAAGATCACCGACGGCTGGGACGCCTCGGAGACCGTCGCCGAACACCGCGAGTACCGCACCGCTACGGGGACCCACGACGGGACCCCGATCTCGGTCACGTCGACGGGGATCGGATCGCCGTCGGCGGCCATCGCCGTCGAGGAACTCGCCCGGGTCGGCGTCGATACGCTCCTGCGAGTCGGGTCCTGTGGCGCAATCCGCGAGGAGGCGTCCGTCGGGGATCTGGTCATCAGCGCGGGCGCCGTCCGCCAGGAGGGTACCAGCGACGAGTACGTCCGCGAGGACTACCCCGCCAGCGCCGACGACCGCGTCGTGGGCGCGCTCGTCACCGCCGCCGAGCGGCTGGACTACGACTACCACGTCGGGATCACGGCCAGCACGGACAGTTTCTACGCCGGCCAGGGCCGCCCCGGATTCCGTGGCTTCGAGGCGGCGGGCGCCGACGAAATCGTCGAGAACCTTCGGGAAGCGAACGTCCTCAACTTCGAGATGGAGGCCGCGGCGATCCTGACGCTCGCCAACCTCTACGGGCTCCGTGCGGGCGCGGTCTGTACGGTCTACGCCAACCGCGTCACCGGCGAGTTCCGAACCGAGGGCGAGCGCAAGGCCGCAAAGGTGGCCAGCGAGGCCGTCTCGATCCTCGCCGAGATGGACGCGGCGGCCGACGCGGCCGGGGTCGACCGATGGCATCCCGGGCTCGGGCTCGGGGAGTGA
- a CDS encoding glycoside hydrolase family 43 protein has product MRYENPILPGFHPDPTICRVDGTFYLATSSFEYFPGVPLYRSETLVDWEPIGHALTRDSQLPLGGVGPSGGIFAPTLRHHDGTFYLVTTNVNDDGHVLVSADDPTGEWSDPTLIDAPGFDPDLFFEDDTCYFTYHEEDTENPIRQAEIDVETGEIGESRTIWTGFRDPHVEAPHIYERDGTYHLILAEGGTHAGHMVVSARADDPTGPYEGCPDNPVLTHWGRPRADIRAVGHADLVADGSGNWWLVCLGIRQRGPWPRYHHLGRETFLAPVTWEDGWPVVNDGNPIRAEMDGPLPGERRTGTDPVEHTETEFADGLGVEWQFRRNPDHERYRTDADGLRLRGGPERLDEAGATFVGRRQTAFDCRADLSLSFDPADGEEAGLAVLANERHHYQLGVTRRDGRREAVVRLRIGDATDVVGRTLVGPSTDLAVVADTDDYRFLVDGEALASAATRYLSTEVATGFTGVFLGPYATGHGTTCESDALVERFAYESRTR; this is encoded by the coding sequence ATGCGATACGAGAACCCGATACTACCGGGATTCCACCCGGATCCGACTATCTGCCGGGTCGACGGTACCTTCTACCTCGCGACGAGTTCCTTCGAGTACTTCCCGGGCGTCCCGCTCTACCGGAGCGAGACCCTCGTCGACTGGGAGCCCATCGGCCACGCCCTCACACGCGATTCCCAGCTTCCGCTGGGAGGTGTCGGTCCCTCCGGCGGCATCTTCGCACCGACGCTCCGGCACCACGACGGGACCTTCTACCTCGTCACGACGAACGTCAACGACGACGGGCACGTGCTCGTCAGCGCCGACGACCCGACCGGCGAGTGGTCCGACCCGACGCTGATCGACGCGCCCGGGTTCGACCCCGACCTGTTCTTCGAGGACGACACCTGCTATTTCACCTACCACGAGGAGGACACCGAGAACCCGATCCGACAGGCCGAGATCGACGTCGAAACGGGCGAAATCGGCGAATCTAGGACGATCTGGACGGGATTCCGCGATCCGCACGTCGAGGCCCCGCACATCTACGAACGTGACGGAACGTACCACCTGATCCTCGCGGAAGGAGGGACCCACGCGGGGCACATGGTCGTCTCGGCGCGCGCCGACGACCCGACGGGTCCCTACGAGGGGTGCCCGGACAATCCCGTGCTCACCCACTGGGGCCGGCCACGAGCCGATATCCGCGCGGTCGGCCACGCCGACCTCGTCGCGGACGGGAGCGGGAACTGGTGGCTCGTCTGTCTCGGCATCCGCCAGCGCGGGCCGTGGCCGCGGTACCACCACCTCGGCCGCGAGACGTTCCTCGCTCCCGTCACCTGGGAAGACGGGTGGCCGGTGGTCAACGACGGGAACCCGATCCGAGCCGAGATGGACGGGCCGCTGCCCGGCGAGCGCCGGACGGGAACGGACCCGGTCGAACACACCGAGACCGAGTTCGCGGACGGACTGGGCGTCGAGTGGCAGTTCCGCCGCAATCCCGACCACGAGCGCTATCGGACGGATGCGGACGGACTCCGCCTCCGCGGCGGTCCGGAGCGCCTCGACGAAGCCGGGGCCACCTTCGTCGGCCGCCGACAGACCGCCTTCGACTGCCGTGCCGACCTGTCGCTGTCGTTCGACCCCGCCGACGGTGAGGAGGCCGGACTCGCGGTGCTCGCCAACGAACGACACCACTATCAGCTCGGCGTGACCCGTCGGGACGGGCGGCGAGAAGCCGTCGTCCGTCTCCGGATCGGGGACGCGACGGACGTGGTCGGTCGCACGCTGGTCGGGCCGTCGACCGACCTGGCCGTGGTGGCCGACACCGACGACTACCGCTTTCTCGTCGACGGCGAGGCACTCGCGTCGGCGGCGACTCGCTACCTCTCGACGGAGGTCGCCACCGGGTTCACGGGCGTGTTCCTCGGTCCTTACGCGACCGGGCACGGAACCACGTGCGAGTCGGACGCGCTGGTCGAGCGTTTCGCCTACGAGTCCCGAACGCGGTGA
- the cdd gene encoding cytidine deaminase — translation MTDLLDQAREAREAAYAPYSEYAVGAALRAADGRVYTGCNIENANYSNSLHAEEVALGTAVRDGHREFERLAVSSAAEDGVTPCGMCRQSLAEFCDESFVVVCEGPDGRVEYELGELLPEAISREMVER, via the coding sequence ATGACCGACTTGCTCGACCAGGCGCGCGAAGCCCGCGAGGCCGCCTACGCGCCCTACTCCGAGTACGCCGTCGGCGCGGCGCTGCGGGCCGCCGACGGCCGCGTCTACACCGGCTGTAATATCGAGAACGCCAACTACAGCAACAGCCTCCACGCCGAGGAGGTCGCGCTCGGGACGGCGGTCCGCGACGGCCACCGCGAGTTCGAGCGTCTCGCCGTCTCCTCGGCCGCGGAGGACGGCGTGACTCCCTGCGGGATGTGCCGTCAGTCGCTCGCCGAGTTCTGCGACGAGTCGTTCGTCGTGGTCTGCGAGGGCCCCGACGGCCGCGTCGAGTACGAACTCGGCGAGTTGCTGCCCGAGGCGATCTCCCGGGAGATGGTCGAGCGATGA
- the rocF gene encoding arginase: MNRPVRVFGAPMDLGADRRGVDMGPSAIRYAGLAEELPSLGIDYEDGGDVAVPSPERTEPDAGRPREGRAKYLGATERVCRDLADEVAGAVDGGAVPLVLGGDHSIAIGTVGGAARDRDLGIVWFDAHGDFNTPTTSPSGNVHGMSVAAILGRGSFADSDWAQARTVDPENVAMVGLRDLDDRERDALRESDVTTFSMTDIDQRGLPEVTREAVDVATDGTDGVHVSLDMDFLDPTEAPGVGTPVRGGASYREGHTAMELVSRTAGSALTSLEIVEVNPILDDHNRTAELAVELAASALGKRIL; encoded by the coding sequence ATGAACCGACCAGTGCGCGTCTTCGGCGCGCCGATGGACCTGGGCGCGGACCGGCGCGGCGTTGACATGGGACCCTCGGCAATCCGCTACGCCGGCCTCGCGGAGGAGTTGCCCTCGCTGGGGATCGACTACGAGGACGGCGGGGACGTCGCCGTCCCGAGCCCCGAGCGGACCGAACCGGACGCCGGCCGCCCGCGAGAGGGGCGCGCGAAGTACCTCGGCGCGACCGAGCGAGTGTGTCGGGACCTCGCCGACGAAGTCGCCGGAGCCGTCGACGGCGGCGCAGTGCCGCTCGTCCTCGGCGGTGACCACTCCATCGCCATCGGAACCGTCGGCGGCGCCGCCCGCGACCGCGACCTGGGGATCGTCTGGTTCGACGCCCACGGCGACTTCAACACGCCGACCACCTCCCCCAGCGGGAACGTCCACGGGATGTCCGTGGCCGCGATCCTCGGCCGCGGTTCGTTCGCCGACAGCGACTGGGCGCAGGCCCGAACCGTCGACCCCGAGAACGTCGCCATGGTCGGCCTCCGGGACCTCGACGACCGGGAACGCGACGCCTTGCGGGAGAGCGACGTGACGACGTTCTCGATGACCGACATCGACCAACGCGGGCTCCCCGAGGTGACGCGTGAGGCCGTCGACGTCGCCACCGACGGGACCGACGGCGTCCACGTCAGCCTCGACATGGACTTCCTCGACCCGACCGAGGCCCCGGGGGTCGGTACACCGGTCCGCGGCGGGGCCTCCTATCGCGAGGGCCACACCGCGATGGAGCTCGTCTCACGAACCGCCGGCTCGGCGTTGACCTCCCTGGAGATCGTGGAAGTCAACCCCATCCTCGACGACCACAATAGGACTGCAGAACTCGCCGTCGAACTCGCCGCGAGCGCGCTCGGCAAACGGATCCTCTAG